In Ictalurus punctatus breed USDA103 chromosome 3, Coco_2.0, whole genome shotgun sequence, the following are encoded in one genomic region:
- the LOC108263407 gene encoding kelch-like protein 10 — MSTDSEMSEDMTLWEVLNEMRLEEELCDVVLRVDEVEFKVHKIILCANSPYFRSLFIRWSSLDQKVYTMTNVSPDIMAIIIHYIYTQEIRVTTDNVQAVLVMADYLLMRDLVCDCYDFLKAHLSPENCLGIWQYADTYSFRKLQDRAYTYALRHFEDVVRSKSSEFLELNEEQLGGILERDELNVKQEKTVFEAIIMWIEHEPDIRIQHIANLLLKIYICGGFNGDECLFTAECFDPRYNQWTRIERMHVRRSGVGVIALNNQVSAMGGFDGAQRLQCLEAYNPRTNSWRMLASMFNPRSNFGVEVMDGRLYVVGGYSTDGTTSNCEYYDEESKDWFDVQDMNVFRSALSCCVISGLPNITDYIVAYDDFL, encoded by the exons ATGAGTACTGACAGTGAGATGAGTGAAGACATGACACTATGGGAAGTGCTGAACGAGATGCGGTTGGAGGAGGAGCTATGCGACGTGGTGCTCAGAGTGGACGAGGTGGAATTCAAGGTCCACAAGATCATCCTCTGTGCGAACAGCCCATATTTCAG ATCCCTGTTCATCAGATGGAGCAGCTTGGATCAGAAGGTGTACACCATGACGAATGTATCTCCAGACATCATGGCGATTATAATCCATTACATCTACACCCAGGAGATTCGAGTCACCACTGATAACGTGCAGGCTGTGTTGGTCATGGCCGATTACCTGCTCATGCGAGACCTTGTTTGCGACTGCTACGACTTTCTGAAAGCACATCTCAGCCCAGAAAACTGCTTAGGGATTTGGCAGTACGCAGACACTTACTCGTTCAGAAAGCTGCAGGATCGGGCCTACACCTACGCATTGCGTCACTTCGAGGACGTCGTTCGGTCAAAGTCCAGTGAGTTCTTGGAGCTGAACGAGGAGCAGCTCGGCGGCATCCTGGAGAGGGATGAGCTGAACGTCAAACAGGAGAAAACGGTGTTCGAAGCTATAATCATGTGGATCGAGCACGAACCCGACATCCGAATACAGCACATCGCTAACCTGCTGCTGAAG ATCTACATCTGTGGAGGATTCAACGGAGACGAGTGCCTTTTCACGGCCGAGTGTTTCGACCCTCGTTACAATCAGTGGACACGAATCGAACGGATGCACGTCCGAAGAAGTGGCGTGGGCGTCATCGCTCTTAACAACCAAGTGTCTGCG ATGGGGGGTTTTGATGGAGCCCAACGTCTGCAGTGCCTCGAAGCCTACAACCCTCGTACCAACTCCTGGAGAATGCTTGCCTCCATGTTTAACCCACGAAGCAACTTTGGCGTCGAG GTGATGGATGGCCGCTTGTACGTGGTTGGCGGCTACAGCACTGACGGCACCACATCCAACTGCGAATACTACGACGAAGAGAGCAAAGACTG GTTTGACGTCCAGGACATGAATGTCTTCCGCAGTGCGCTGAGCTGCTGCGTGATTTCCGGGCTTCCCAACATCACCGACTACATCGTCGCGTACGATGACTTTCTCTAG